The following are encoded together in the Chitinophagales bacterium genome:
- a CDS encoding immunoglobulin-like domain-containing protein encodes MKSLNLTLLLILSGLFAVYAQNYVAVGLNSERQCTDDLSNQTLVPFSETHLATLQNYQSSTQNNNAGSRAVTTVPIGTAGNLFTIIDGTVNSLAANNDLGTVAFIHRTDPSVHAGNNVGQYRYDVSVDEGQTWTIDHGLLNPSGNQLTLAGRFPQAVIHNPLGNTNSDNAFLSYQGTWLPFDQNGTWDGLFGGVARLDNDPATFTENVYTPNNSDVSVASGLCNGVQNVFWSVAFASEEGAAFDADSVILYKGTFNSVTNDVDWAVDRYFVPGFDQGFDGDTYAAGLNMAFDPTGQFGWVVMLSDVTPGGVNTLNPVVYKTVNGGQSWTGPETVDLAGFQYVVDSLSQPGDVPTTAFDCDIVVDKYGNPHIAVVVGSSSDYAITTNQAGSNVGILALYDITFNKNSSCGWEAVFVADMETFRGQITSGVSEDNRPQASLSPDGSKVFISWLDSDPQFTGGSNEIPDFHVRGFDIDNGLATTIDNWTEGDPIWGGGALFGTMSQDALETNPNTYNLPVVFTRINPSGSDADPASFHYVKDIIYTDADFIIDYKAPQITMNGSNPMTIVSGDPFNDPGVTAIDNEDGPLSGGSITTIDSVDNNTVGSYTVTYWAEDAAGNVSCELVRTVNVEPAADNTPPVITLIGNDTITVESCEFFVDPGATASDNVDGDITANIQVTSNVDTGVVGTYTIEYDVTDGAGNAATTETRVVEIVTSPPTITLNGASTIQTEVCLGFNDPGAIATDACGPITVNVTSVPPFNIDSLGTYTFTYTADDGVNPPETETRTVEVTADATGPDFTLFGDNPDLAYLGESYNDPGVLAEDCVDGALSVDTTTTANTTARDTVDVVYEATDGSGNTSTTTRTVYVNTEPDPDFSFQPEGSQVGRIEFTDESRYNPTSWVWTSDAPNFGTKTNQNPTFNFPENGIFEVCLEVGNEWNARFNVPKKQFCQDVEIVGVGINEIELNEIFNLYPNPTEAIVNINYSSSEIKNLNISVFNLVGKEILNQNFSQAPSAANIELDLSGNADGIYLVRIQTDKGVITKRVNLFNK; translated from the coding sequence ATGAAAAGCTTAAACTTAACATTGCTCTTAATCCTGAGCGGATTATTTGCTGTTTATGCTCAAAATTACGTAGCTGTTGGACTAAATTCGGAAAGACAATGTACTGATGACTTGAGCAATCAGACACTTGTTCCTTTTTCTGAAACTCATTTAGCCACACTTCAAAATTACCAGAGCAGTACTCAAAACAATAATGCTGGCTCAAGAGCTGTCACAACTGTACCTATTGGTACTGCGGGCAATCTATTCACAATTATTGATGGCACTGTAAACAGTCTGGCTGCAAATAATGATCTTGGTACTGTAGCTTTCATTCACAGAACTGACCCAAGTGTACATGCAGGTAATAATGTTGGACAATATCGCTACGATGTATCTGTTGACGAAGGTCAAACCTGGACAATTGATCATGGACTACTGAATCCTTCTGGAAATCAGCTGACACTTGCAGGAAGATTTCCTCAAGCTGTTATTCACAATCCACTTGGCAATACCAATTCTGATAATGCTTTCCTTTCGTATCAGGGAACATGGTTGCCTTTTGACCAAAATGGTACCTGGGACGGACTTTTTGGAGGAGTAGCAAGATTGGATAATGATCCGGCTACTTTTACTGAAAATGTTTACACTCCAAATAACAGCGATGTAAGTGTTGCTTCAGGACTTTGCAATGGCGTTCAAAATGTATTCTGGTCTGTTGCATTTGCCTCTGAAGAAGGCGCTGCATTTGATGCTGACAGTGTAATACTTTACAAAGGAACTTTTAACTCTGTCACAAATGATGTTGACTGGGCAGTAGATCGCTACTTTGTCCCCGGTTTTGATCAGGGTTTTGACGGAGATACATATGCCGCAGGGTTAAACATGGCTTTTGATCCAACTGGTCAATTTGGTTGGGTAGTTATGTTAAGTGATGTTACCCCTGGTGGAGTAAACACTCTAAATCCTGTAGTATATAAAACTGTAAATGGCGGCCAAAGTTGGACAGGTCCAGAAACAGTTGATTTGGCTGGTTTTCAATATGTAGTTGACAGTTTATCTCAACCCGGGGATGTTCCAACAACAGCTTTCGATTGCGATATTGTAGTTGACAAATATGGCAATCCGCATATAGCAGTTGTCGTTGGTTCATCTTCAGATTATGCAATCACCACCAATCAAGCGGGATCAAATGTTGGCATCTTAGCGCTTTACGATATTACTTTTAACAAAAACTCAAGCTGTGGTTGGGAAGCTGTATTTGTTGCTGATATGGAAACTTTCCGTGGACAAATCACTTCAGGAGTATCTGAAGACAACAGACCACAAGCTTCTTTAAGCCCCGATGGCTCTAAAGTGTTTATCAGCTGGTTAGATTCAGATCCACAATTTACAGGTGGATCAAATGAAATCCCTGATTTTCATGTAAGAGGATTTGATATTGACAATGGCCTCGCTACTACAATTGATAACTGGACAGAAGGTGACCCTATTTGGGGCGGTGGTGCTTTATTTGGCACTATGTCGCAAGATGCACTTGAAACAAATCCCAATACTTACAACCTACCGGTTGTTTTTACCAGGATAAACCCATCCGGAAGCGATGCCGATCCAGCTTCATTTCACTATGTTAAGGATATAATTTACACTGATGCAGACTTTATAATTGATTATAAAGCTCCTCAAATTACGATGAATGGCAGTAACCCTATGACTATAGTTTCAGGTGATCCATTTAATGATCCGGGAGTAACGGCTATTGACAATGAAGATGGGCCACTTAGCGGAGGAAGCATTACTACTATTGACAGTGTTGACAACAATACTGTTGGGAGTTATACTGTGACTTATTGGGCTGAAGATGCAGCAGGTAATGTTTCTTGTGAGCTTGTAAGAACAGTAAATGTTGAACCAGCTGCTGACAATACCCCACCAGTTATTACTTTAATAGGCAATGATACCATAACTGTTGAATCTTGTGAATTCTTTGTAGATCCGGGAGCTACTGCTTCAGATAATGTAGATGGAGATATCACAGCAAACATCCAAGTTACTTCAAATGTTGATACAGGTGTCGTAGGCACCTACACCATTGAATATGATGTGACAGATGGAGCAGGAAATGCTGCGACTACTGAAACTCGAGTAGTAGAAATAGTCACTTCACCACCAACAATTACACTTAACGGAGCTTCAACAATACAGACTGAAGTTTGTCTTGGTTTTAATGATCCGGGAGCTATAGCTACAGATGCTTGTGGCCCAATTACTGTTAATGTTACATCTGTTCCACCCTTTAATATTGATTCTTTAGGAACATATACATTTACTTATACTGCTGATGATGGAGTAAATCCTCCTGAAACAGAAACAAGAACAGTAGAAGTAACGGCTGATGCAACCGGTCCGGATTTCACTTTATTTGGTGACAATCCAGATTTGGCATACCTCGGTGAATCTTATAATGATCCGGGAGTTCTTGCAGAAGATTGTGTAGATGGTGCTTTAAGTGTTGATACTACAACTACTGCAAATACAACTGCCAGGGATACTGTAGATGTAGTTTATGAAGCTACTGATGGAAGTGGAAATACTTCTACAACTACCAGAACCGTATATGTAAATACTGAGCCCGATCCTGATTTCTCATTTCAACCAGAAGGATCACAAGTCGGAAGGATCGAATTTACGGATGAATCAAGGTATAATCCTACAAGTTGGGTATGGACCAGTGATGCGCCAAATTTTGGAACAAAAACCAATCAAAACCCAACTTTTAATTTTCCTGAAAACGGTATTTTTGAAGTTTGTTTAGAAGTTGGTAATGAATGGAACGCACGTTTTAATGTGCCTAAAAAACAGTTTTGCCAAGATGTAGAAATAGTAGGTGTTGGAATTAACGAAATTGAACTGAATGAAATTTTCAATCTTTATCCTAACCCGACTGAAGCCATTGTGAATATCAATTACTCCAGCTCTGAAATTAAAAACCTGAATATTTCAGTGTTCAATTTGGTTGGAAAAGAAATATTAAATCAAAACTTTAGTCAAGCACCAAGTGCTGCTAATATTGAACTTGATCTGTCCGGAAATGCTGATGGAATTTATTTAGTTCGCATTCAAACAGATAAAGGAGTAATCACAAAACGTGTAAACCTTTTCAATAAATAA